Part of the Elusimicrobiota bacterium genome is shown below.
CGCCGTCGCGAAAAAACCGCAGGGAGAACAAGGCCAAAAGGCCCAAGACCACGCCCACGGTTTTGGCGAACCAGGCGCCCAACACCAAAAAGAGGAGTCCCAAAACCCCGAAGAGCAGAACGAAGCGCCAGCCGTCGGGCGCGATGGGAATCAGTCGCGACTTGTATTTCATGAAAGCGACGGACCGGTTATTCTTTCTTCTTGAGCCAGGGCATCATGGCTCGGAGTTTCTCGCCCACCTTTTCAATGGGGTGTTCGGCGGTGGATTTGCGGAAACTATTGATGGACGGCCGCCCCGCGATGTTTTCCAGCAGATATTCCTTGGCGAAGGTGCCGTTGCGCACCTCCTCGAGGTTTTTCTTCATCTGGGCTTTGGTCGCCTCGGTGATCAGGCGCGGCCCTCGGGTGTATTCGCCGTATTCGGCGGTGTCCGAAATGGAGTAGTTCATCCAACCGATGCCGCCCTCCTGCACGAGATCGGTGATGAGCTTCAATTCGTGAAGGCACTCGAAATAGGCGATTTCGGGCTGGTACCCGGCCTCAATCAAGGTCTCGAACCCGGCTTTGATCAGGTCCACGACGCCGCCGCAGAGAACGTTTTGCTCCCCGAACAGGTCGGTTTCGGTTTCTTCGGAAAAAGTCGTTTGAATGACCCCCGCGCGGGTCGCCCCGACCCCTTTGCAGAAAGCCAAGGCGAGCGGCAGGGCGTTCCCGGAATAATCCTGCTCCACGGCCACCAAAGCCGGGGTGCCCTTGCCCTCTTCGTAGGTCCGGCGGACCAAATGCCCGGGCCCTTTGGGGGCGATCAAAACCACGTCCG
Proteins encoded:
- the ilvC gene encoding ketol-acid reductoisomerase; the encoded protein is MTTAVKSASTNGHSGLELKAKTFYEKDADLALLKNKKIVVLGYGSQGHAQALNLKDSGCQVTVAVRKGGRGYALALKHGWVEGKNLLTDNVAAVRDADWIHFLLPDEAQGPVWKNEIAPHVKKGVVMSFSHGFNIRFGCVTPPKEADVVLIAPKGPGHLVRRTYEEGKGTPALVAVEQDYSGNALPLALAFCKGVGATRAGVIQTTFSEETETDLFGEQNVLCGGVVDLIKAGFETLIEAGYQPEIAYFECLHELKLITDLVQEGGIGWMNYSISDTAEYGEYTRGPRLITEATKAQMKKNLEEVRNGTFAKEYLLENIAGRPSINSFRKSTAEHPIEKVGEKLRAMMPWLKKKE